The sequence GGCTAGAAATTGGAGATTATGCTCTTATGGGGAAATTTGCACTTGGCATTCTTACATTTGCTCCTTTTATATGGTCTAAAATTCATGGAAAAGGGACTGAAAGGATAATTTGTGTTAGTTTGTCTTTTCGTGTTGCAGGGTCTAATCTGTATTTCTGGATTGCACTAATACCTGTGACTGTAAGTTGTTTTAACTGGCAGTTGAAACTTATATAATTTTTCCTGTTTTATCTGGTTCATTTCTCGAGGGCATTGAGTGATTTCTTCCTACTTGCCACACACAGTAAGAGAGGAAATGCTCTTTTACCATTATTAATTCATGATCTATACTTTTTGCAGCTTGTTCTTCTTGTGGGCACGAAACTGCAACATGTTATAGCAACCCTGGCATTGGAGAGTGCAGGAATAAGTGGGAGTTTTTCCGGGCTTAAGTTCAAACTCAGAGATGAATTGTTTTGGTTCAATAAACCAGAATTATTGTTGTCCTTGATTCATTTTATCTTATTCCAGGTTGGCCAGCAAAATTGTTATCATGAAACCATAAGTTCATCAAAATTCTTGTGATACATATATGAGTACTAATCATTCCATAATACTTGCAGAATGCATTTGAGCTGGCTTCCTTTTTTTGGTTCTGGGTACtctttcttccttaatgttgcTTTGCTTTCTTCATATTCGATTTAAAATAACTTGGAAACAGAACGTTAAGAAAGCTAAGTTAAAGTTGCAACACTAGAAGCCAGTCAAATGGTTTTTTCCTTTTTGTCAACCAGATGGATGTTAGTTCTGATATATCTGTACCTTTGAACACAGTGGCAGTTTGGATACAATTCATGCTTCATAAAGAACCACTTGATCGTTTATATACGTCTCTTTGTGGGGTAGgcataaatttttaagttgttaCGGATTTGACCTTCTGTTATCACCTTTCAAGTCTTAGACTTTGGCTTCTGTCATCAGATTTTCTGGACAGTTTTTGTGCAGCTACAGCACCTTGCCACTCTATGCACTTGTCACTCAGGTATTCAGCATATCAGACAATCGTAGTAAAATCGAACATTGAGTAAACATCActgtatgttttttattttcttagatGGGAACAAACTACAAAGCAGCCTTGATTCCAAAAAGAATAAGAGAGACAATCCATGGATGGGGAAGGGAAGCTAGGAGAAGGAGAAGGCATGGCCATTTCACTGATGATTCCACTGTGCACACAGACACGAGCACAGTCGCATCAGTCgaggaagatgaagatgataatcaGTTGCCAGATAGTCCTGTATTTGCTGCCGAAAAAGGTGCAGAAATCGAGTTGCAACCTCATGCTGTTATTAGCATTGATTTGCCGGTTGCTGACCAGAGTTCTAATCAGATTGGTACACCTTTCTTTCGGCCCTCGGCTTCGGTCTCTTCCCCTTCTTCTTTAAGAATTTTGCCAGAAATGATACCAAGGTCTTCTTCAATGCCGAGATAAAGTAATGGATAGGAAAATTCAGAATCAGATATATAGCAGTATTCATATAGATATGAATGAATAGCTCACGGTTTTGCATCTTTATTGTTAAATGCTACCAGTCAGAGAAGCTTAAGCAGATAGACAAAATAGATTGTAAAATATCTATATAATGATTTCAAGAAACCAGTGTTCTTCAATTTATTTTGTAGCGGACACTCGACAGGGCAACAATTTGAAACTGGTGAGCAAGAAACGACAGGGTAACAAGTTGGAGGCGGTGGACGTAGGTGGAATGGATAGATAGATGAATGAATAGCTCACGGTTTTGTTATTTTGTCTATTTATTGCTAAATGCTTCCAGTTAGAGAACTTAAGCAGATATAGAAAAGATATActgtaaaatatttatataatgaTTTCAAGAAACAAAGTATTCTTATTTTTCAGCATATAATTATGACAATTTATTTCGAAACCATACATGAAAAGAACTATTGTATCCAGTATTTTTTCCCACGTATAACCTCATTGCTATGCAGAGTTCACAGTTTAGTTCATGGACTCATTCTTGGAAACATCTTCCCGCATTTGTCCATTTGAGACAGGCTCGTTCTTACTATCTATTACGGACTTCTGTTCGAGCTGTTTCTCTTAGTCAGAATAATTGGGCTTTGATGGAGCCTTCGAGTCAGGCAAAGGTTGCGCCTGCACATTGACTTTTGCGCTTGCTGGGGACTGCGAGTTAGACCAATCTTGCGCAGCCACTTTTGGATGCCCACAACCCGGCGGGCACTCGACGGGGCAACAATTTGAAACTGGTGGGCAAGAAACGACGGGGTAACAAGTTGGGGGCGGTGGGCTGTAGCAATCACCCTGGTGATTTCCAGTACCACCACAGGCGTAGCCGCAACCACAACCTCCGTTGCCCCCACAGTAGCCGCCACCACCTCCACCACCACAGCCAAAATTCCCGCATCCACCACAATagccaccaccaccaccaccaccaaaATTTAAACACCCGCCACAACCTTCATTGCCTCCGCCACCGccaccacctccacctccaGAACAACGACCACCTTTGCAGCCAGATTGCCACTTGGAGTCACCTAAGCTGGAAATACCATCACTACTTTTGAGACCAGTACCGGTGCTTTGCGTAGCCAGAAGAGAGCGTAAAAAGTTTGGCTTTTCAACATGCGCAGAGTCAGTAAGCACCTTACTAGCAGAGCAGAAGCTCAAGCATAACAAAACCAAGAATCCCACTTGTGCAAAACCCATAGCTGTTTCCATTTGAGAAATATTCTTAGTAATTTCTGATCGATGATGTGAAAACATATACAACGATCGAGCTTTATATAGTGTTAGAAAATCAGCCATTTAGTACGAAATTTCAGCAGTCTTTTGGGTGAGcactcttcattctcttcccaCTTCTTGAAGCATTTAAAACTCATGATATATCGTTGCATGGATACCGGTAGTTTCAATCATTtactataataattaataattaattaatcccAGAGTTCTAGTTTTTTTCCATCTTTCTTGCGTTATCTATGTTAAAACACAACAAAATGAATTTTCTACTCCATATTCAatgaattttaatattttgaaatttgaactgaGAGATAGCTAAGTGTAAATTATGTGATGGAAAAGTGTGTATAAAGTACGAAAATgctaataaatataaatataaatataaatatatatttttaatcgaTATTGAGGGTGAGGATGTTTAGATGGTCTTGAACCCAACATTTCTCCCAATTGTGAGAGATTGATGCCACTTAAGCTAACAAGCCTTGTGCTATTATCTATTTCTATTAGTCTAAGCAAGAACATCACATAAAAACAACTTTTGCTATATTAAtgtgaattttcaaaaatatctcTCGACttaattaaaaggaaaaaattattaacatataattattcttaaaaatttataacttctCATACATTCTTTGACCTATTTTCTACAAACggtttttatgttttaataattttataaaaatcacaaacataaaatattcatttattGCATTACACGCACGTATGTACAAAATGATTagatattaattaaattagagTGTATCATAATAATCACTTTTGGACTAACCAAATGTATATTTTTCGAAAAACGTCAAATCCTTTTTAAAGTTGGTAattaagaatattttttttaaataattgcaATAATCTTGTTTTTagataaatatttgaaaatcgctttttttatataaaaaatttgggTCATTTGAAATACATTTGAAAATCTATAAATTCGTGCTTTTAGAAAAAAACAGTtattttaacttaattaagtgcttttaaaagcactaCAACCCCTATCCAAATACATATAAAGCAATTataaaagcacttaaaaaaaacacacacgaTCATTTTTCTTGTTTCAGCTTCTCCAAACACACTCGTTGTTGATAAATCCACAATAATATCTACACTTTCATAATAATTAGGCATTCGGAGATATATACAAAGTGAAACGAACAAGGAAATGCGCTAAAGGATGATTGTAGTTTTTGGTTGGTCATTGTTGAAAACTTATATGCATACACGAGTTAAAGT comes from Henckelia pumila isolate YLH828 chromosome 4, ASM3356847v2, whole genome shotgun sequence and encodes:
- the LOC140863093 gene encoding MLO-like protein 11 isoform X2; protein product: MKEELMLLGFISLLLTATSSIISNICIPSKFYDGVFAPCTKREVDEERENNHFKEGRLLMTGLNRNTCRENYEPFVSYEGLEQLHRFIFVMAVTHISYSCLTMLLAIVKIHSWRAWENEAHMDRYNTLNEIAKALTMRRQSTFVRVHTSNPMDRNRFLVWVTCFFRQFGRSVVRADYLSLRQGFFANHNLPSTYDFHSYMIRSMEEEFQRIVGVSAPLWGFVVAFMLFNIKGSNLYFWIALIPVTLVLLVGTKLQHVIATLALESAGISGSFSGLKFKLRDELFWFNKPELLLSLIHFILFQNAFELASFFWFWWQFGYNSCFIKNHLIVYIRLFVGFSGQFLCSYSTLPLYALVTQMGTNYKAALIPKRIRETIHGWGREARRRRRHGHFTDDSTVHTDTSTVASVEEDEDDNQLPDSPVFAAEKGAEIELQPHAVISIDLPVADQSSNQIGTPFFRPSASVSSPSSLRILPEMIPRSSSMPR